One stretch of Pseudomonas sp. NC02 DNA includes these proteins:
- a CDS encoding MFS transporter, which yields MNREESIQPTPPPSSELPITGLLALTTASFIATANESVPAGLLPHISDTFEVSQAWAGQWVTACALGSGLAAVPLTLALQGWPRRLVLLLTVGVFCLCNAVTALSPYFALTLVARLIVGVATGVAWSLLAGYARRMVAAPLQGRAMAVAMLGIPVALALGVPLSVWLGEQIGWRNVFGLLAALSLALMVWIRLNVPDFAGQRAGQRLSLGHVFCRPGVRPVLTVVMLWIMAHYMLYTYIAAFLASVGLDGQVEQALLAFGIAALVGIWLTGLLIDRWLRRLVLLSLAGFALVSLALALGGLPAIAVYVAMAAWGLSYSGAPALLQTALANAAADGADVAQSMLVTVLNLAFAGSAVVGGVLLETTGVGSIPWATLGLVLLAWLVVKVGGQAGFRSLSKP from the coding sequence ATGAACCGCGAAGAATCGATTCAACCCACCCCCCCGCCGTCCTCAGAACTACCTATCACTGGCTTACTGGCCCTGACCACCGCGAGTTTTATCGCCACTGCCAACGAGAGCGTACCCGCCGGCCTGTTGCCACACATCTCCGACACGTTTGAGGTTTCCCAGGCATGGGCGGGGCAATGGGTCACCGCGTGTGCCCTCGGTTCCGGGCTGGCGGCCGTTCCCTTGACCTTGGCCTTGCAAGGTTGGCCACGGCGCCTTGTGTTATTACTGACAGTGGGGGTGTTCTGTTTGTGCAACGCGGTAACTGCCTTGTCGCCGTATTTTGCCCTCACCCTGGTCGCGCGCCTGATCGTCGGGGTCGCCACTGGTGTGGCGTGGAGCCTGTTGGCCGGTTATGCGCGACGCATGGTCGCCGCGCCCTTGCAAGGCCGCGCGATGGCAGTGGCTATGCTGGGTATCCCCGTCGCCTTGGCGCTGGGCGTACCACTGAGTGTCTGGCTGGGTGAACAGATCGGTTGGCGCAATGTGTTCGGGCTGCTAGCGGCGTTGAGCCTGGCGCTGATGGTTTGGATTCGGCTGAATGTCCCTGACTTTGCCGGGCAACGGGCTGGCCAGCGCTTGTCCCTGGGTCACGTTTTTTGCAGGCCAGGCGTGCGACCGGTGCTGACGGTAGTTATGCTGTGGATCATGGCTCATTACATGCTCTACACCTATATTGCGGCATTCCTGGCATCGGTCGGGTTGGATGGACAGGTCGAGCAGGCATTGCTTGCGTTCGGCATTGCGGCTCTCGTGGGTATCTGGCTCACTGGGCTATTGATTGACCGCTGGCTGCGGCGGTTGGTGCTGTTGAGCCTGGCCGGGTTTGCGCTGGTATCGCTTGCATTGGCGTTGGGTGGCTTGCCTGCCATAGCGGTTTATGTGGCGATGGCTGCCTGGGGCCTGAGTTACAGCGGTGCACCGGCCCTGCTACAGACAGCTTTGGCGAATGCTGCTGCCGACGGTGCCGATGTGGCTCAGTCGATGCTGGTGACCGTGCTGAACCTCGCGTTTGCGGGCAGTGCCGTAGTGGGCGGTGTACTGCTTGAGACGACAGGCGTGGGATCGATCCCCTGGGCAACCTTGGGATTGGTGCTGCTGGCCTGGTTGGTTGTTAAGGTGGGTGGCCAAGCTGGGTTCAGGAGCTTGTCCAAGCCCTGA